The Balaenoptera acutorostrata chromosome 11, mBalAcu1.1, whole genome shotgun sequence genome segment ATTCACCTCTGGAGTATTCTTTGAAGACACTCACACAGAGCTAACCCACCCTACTCATGCTGCAGCTGGGCATGTGAGCTGGGCCCAGCATTCACAAAAGGCTTATATGTTCCCATTGCACTGGGTCATAGGAGGGATATTCTCTCATACCCTGTCCTAGTGGTCCCAGTCTAGGACTAGagcccaagagaaaggaaagcagcaAAGTGGGGATGGGGCCCCCTCATCCAGTCCTCCCCCTTTCTTGTCCCCTTAGACCGGATCAGTGCTTCCTCCCCTCGGGTTGTGGGCGATGCTCGTGCCAGGGCTCTGTGTGCCGATATGAAGCGCTGCAGCTACTATGAGACTTGTGCAACCTATGGGCTCAATGTGGACCGGGTCTTCCAAGAGGGTGAGTGTGGTGATCCCCACATATGTGGGAATCAGGGAGCTGGGGACTAGGATGTTCTTAGAGGTCACACATCCAGGCCTCTCTCTGTGAGTGACAGGAAATTTACCTGcgtaggagggaggagggaccAGGGAGGTCAGAGAAGGTTTGCTTCATAGCCACAGGTCCTTCTGGGCAGGAGGAGCTGGCTAGGCTACAGGTGGCATGAAGGCCACAGTGACAAGGAAGTTGGGGCCTATGTTATCTCCTGGGGAGTTCTCAAAGCTGGGCAACGAAGGATGGTCTTGGGTATCTGCTCTGCtcattcctccttctcctccccctcccctcagtgGCCCAGAAGGTGGTGACCTTGCGCAAACAGCAACAGCTTCTGGCTGCCTGCAAGTCCCTGCCCAGCTCCCCAAGCCACTCAGCTGCTTCCACTCCTGTAGCTGGGCAGGTGAGTTGGGATTTCAGGGTCCACCGAGGGGCTGGTAGGAATCAGAGGAAGGGCTGGTGATCCAAGGACAGGTACAGAGAACCCAAGGAGGTCACGGGGGGCAGATGGAAATGGCAGTGATACCATTTGTAGAAAGTGCATTGGACTGGAAATCAACCAGGTTTGAAACACCATTTGCAGCGTCCTTGAGCAACTCACCTAAAGGTCCTAAGGTTGTCAGGAAAATTGTATGGCATACTTGTGAAGTCAACCTTTGCAAAATCTAAAGCACTGTGACAATGCTAGTGAGGAGTTTTATTATTAATGACAATACAAATAAATGGTGATGAGATGAAGGAATATCTCAAATTCCTCAGAACTAGATGTAACTGTAgcttggtggggtgggggcatcTCAGCTGTTCTGACCCCTCCATCTGCCTGCAGGCTAGTAACGGGGGCCACACTAGCGATTActcttcttccctcccatcctcacCCAATGTTGGTCACCGGGAGCTCCGAGCTGAGGCAGCTGCCGTGGCTGGATTGAGCACCCCAGGGTCCCTGCACCGGGCAGCCAAGCGCAGGACCAGCCTTTTTGCGGTATTGGACATTCTAACCTCCTATCATCCTGTCCTCTGTTACCTGCCCATCTTCCCTCATCCCTAGACCTCTCTGTTGGGCCCTCCTTCATCTGTCTTCCCTGTCCTTCCGTCAGCATATCCCTCTATCCACCCTCTAACTGATGTCAATAACCATTCCAGAATCGTCGGGGCAGTGACTCTGAGAAGCGGAGCTTGGACAGTCGGGGAGAGACGACGGGGAGTGGGCGAGCCATCCCCATCAAACAGGTGGGTGGTCCAGGGACTGGGGGCAGGCTGGGGGTAGGTGGTCTTAACTGGTTTTCTCCCATATGCCTCTTTCCGTTCTCCAGAGCTTCCTACTAAAGCGAAGTGGCAACTCCTTGAACAAAGAATGGAAGAAGAAATATGTGACCCTGTCCAGTAATGGCTTCCTACTCTACCATCCCAGCATTAATGTGAGTGCCAGAGACTGGCTGGGCCACACTGGCTGGCCTTGGATGCACTTCTAGCTCTCCCAGTCTGTGCCTTTGACAAACACCGACATTGGTTCTGGGAAGCGCTAGTCCTATTCTTTTCAGTTTAGCAAACATCTTTTAggcacctaccatgtgcccaTGCAGGAGATGGAAATGTAAATACATCTCCCTAGGACTTGCAGTCTAGTGGGAGGAAATGGAGGAAGGACCTCCACCTGGCCTGCCATTCGGGGATGCTTTCTGGAGGAGACAGTGCTGGGCCCAGTCTGTTGGGCTCATCCCCTAGAACTCATCCCAACCCAGCCCGCTCCTAGAGCCCCCTCTCCACCCCTTCTCTAGCTGATACTATTGGCtgcttcccagcaccactgaggACCCCAACCTTCCCTATACTCTCAACCCCTATACTGCTGCAGGATTACATCCACAGTACCCATGGCAAGGAGATGGACTTGCTACGAACAACAGTCAAAGTCCCTGGCAAGCGGCCGCCACGGGCCATCTCTGCTTTTGGCCCCTCAGCCAGCATCAATGGGCTGGTGAAGGACATGAGCACTGTCCAGATGGGGGAAGGCCCTGGTGAGTGGGACTGATGACaaaggggcaggagaggggccAGGGCTAGGGAAAGGAGGGGTAGTAGGGAAGAGGGGAATGGGACTGGTTAAGCGGGAAGGTGGGTGATGAAAAGGGACCAGGTAAGGAATGGGGCCCAGAGACTGAGTAGCTCACTGAGGATTTATCTTCTTCCCCTTCTGACAGAAGCCACCACTCCTACCCCAAGCCCGAGCCCCAGCCCCAGTTCCCTGCAGCCACCACCAGACCAGACATCTAAGCACCTGCTGAAGCCAGACCGGAATTTGGCCCGAGCCCTCAGCACTGGTCAGTGAGGACTCACCCTCCATCCACTGTCTTCCAGATCCAGATGGGATGCAGTGGGAAATGAAATTGGGGTGGAAGCTTGGAGGCTGAATGCATGAGTGGACACCTTGAGCATCAACTGGGTGCCCAGGCACCCAGCTCAGTCATACTGTGTTTAGCATAATGGCTAAGACAACTGGGTTCTAGAGCTAAGCTGCCTGAACTTGAACTTGAATCCTGGCTTGccacttgggcaagttacttgacctctccacacctcagtttcctcatccataagagGGAGATAATAGTTTCTACCTCAGACGGTTGCTTTGAGGCTTATACTGAGAACATTGTGCAGCACATAGCCAGCCATCAATGTTTGGAATGTttggaaatatgtattttttaaaaatagcaagtaACATTGTAACAAATGGTCCTCACAACAACTTTGTCGGGTCaagattattatccccattttagggatgaagaaactgaggctcagaagattaagtgacttgctcaaggtctcaaggccagtaagtggcagagccaggatctgagTACAGGTCTGACTCTAAACCACTcatctgccctcctccccaggaaTGATCAAGGGGGACCTCCTAGAGAGGGTTGGCTGAGGAGGGGGACCCTAAAATGCCAAATCTAGTTCAGGGGAGACAGGCTACGGAGAAATCAGGAAATCTATGGAGGGGGCAGCTGATGCAGCTGTGTCCCCCTCCCCAAGACTGTACCCCATCTGGAGACCTGAGCCCCCTGAGTCGGGAACCCCCTCCTTCTCCCATGgtgaagaagcagaggaggaaAAAGTTGACAACACCATCTAAAACTGAAGGCTCGGCTGGGCAGGCTGAAGGTGAGGCCCTGGTGGGCAGTTCTACTCCCACCCTGGACCCTCACCCCCAAACTCCAAATCCCTGACCTCACTCCTGCAGAAGGAGGAAAAGTGCCTGAGCTGAGTGCTTGACTATCATTACCACTCTGCACATTATTTAGTGAAAAATGGATGGATGCCCCTCAGCCCCTGTCCTTCCTCCCATTCCCCAGCCAATGCCTTTTACCCTAGTAGTCCCCAGCCCCTGTTCTCAGTGACCCCCCCCCAAGTCTGTAGCTCCTGCTCCCTCTCCTAATGACCCTCTAATTCCTGTTCCTGCCCTCAACTCTGCTTATCACCCCAGCCCCTGCACCCAGAAGGCCCCATGACCCCCAGGGACTCAGCCCCTGACCTCTATGTCCCCCACTGACCCCCAGGGACTCAGCCCCTGACCTCTATGTCCCCCACGACTCCTCAGCTCCTGGGCTCTGACCACCCAGCTCCTGTTCTCAATAACTTCCTGTGATTGCCAAGCTCCCCCAACAGCTTTTGACTACAGTGATTCCCATTCCTGCCCCTAGTGACTCCCCCCAGATCCTTGAGACTCCTCCTGAACCCCAGGCGTGTGAACACCTGTCCCCTTTCCCCGTGTTCACTCAGATCCTGGCCATCCCTTCTCCTCCCAGAGACCCGGCTCCTCACTGGTCATGACAACCAATCCCTACCGCCCCTGCTCTCTGCCGGGTGCTCAAAGCCGGGTTCCAGATCTGCCTACTCTCATGGCTCTTGGCTTCCGCTCTACTCTGCTCCGGGGCCACTGACTTTAGTTCTGCTTTCTCTCCCCATCTGTCTGTCCTGCTTTGTCTCTGGAACTGTCTGTCActatctctctctccatctctccgtctgcctctctttttctcctttattcgtctctttctctcttctgctctTCATTCTGTCTCTATCTCCTTCGCTTCGGGAAACCAGCCAAGCGCAAAATGTGGAAACTAAAATCCTTTGgtagtttaagaaatatttataaagcaggTAACAAGCGGGGAGCTGGGTGGGGTGCTCAGCTGGGGTGCAGAGGGGCGGGGGTGCCCCTGCCTTCCCCTGCATGTGCTCGGGCTTCCTGCTCTCCCCCACCCTCTGCTTCCCCAACGACTCTGCCCCACTCCCAGGGGCTTGGGATGGATATCAGGGAGGAAGGGTTTGGGGAAGGCAGCTCCTGTTTGAATTCTGTCCCTCATGaccccatcccatccccccacccagaGGAAAACTTCGAGTTCCTGATCGTGTCCAGCACTGGTCAGACGTGGCACTTTGAGGCAGCCAGTTTTGAGGAGCGGGACGCCTGGGTTCAGGCCATCGAAAGTCAGATCCTAGCCAGTCTGCAATGCTGTGAGAGCAGCAAGGTCAAGGTAATGGGTCGGGGGTTCGGGCGGAGAGCAGAGGTGAGTGTCTGAGGAGTCCGGATAAGGGCTCAGAGGGAGAGTCAGTACTAACCCCAACCCTTCCTGCAGCTGCGCACAGATAGCCAAAGCGAAGCCGTGGCCATCCAGGCGATCCGGAACGCCAAGGGGAACTCTATCTGCGTGGACTGCGGGGCCCCCAGTGAGCGCAAGGGAGCAGTGGAGGGACCTGGGAGGGAGTGTGGTTCGCTGGAATTGATGAATGCTGGTGTGCCCGTGCTGCTCGGCCAGGAGCTGACCCCTGCATTCCGTCCCCAGACCCCACGTGGGCCAGCTTGAACTTGGGCGCACTCATCTGCATCGAGTGTTCTGGCATTCACCGGAACCTGGGCACACACCTGTCCCGCGTTCGCTCGCTCGACTTGGACGACTGGCCGCGGGAGCTGACCCTGGTGCTGACAGCCATTGGCAACGACATGGCCAATCGCGTGTGGGAGAGTGACACGCGGGGCCGTGCCAAACCCACGCGGGACTCTTCGCGGTACGCGTGCAGGAGAGGGGTAGGGGAGACTTAGGGTGTGCGGCTCCCGAGAGGGTCCCCTGGGTAGGGAGCAGAGGTCCTGGATGCGGGGTCCCTAGAGCCCTTCCCGTTGATCCCTGGTCCTGCAGGGAGGAGCGTGAGTCATGGATTCGCGCCAAGTACGAGCAGCTGCTGTTCCTGGCGCCGCTGGGCACTTCCGAGGAGCCGCTGGGCTGCCAGCTGTGGGCCGCGGTGCAGGCCCAGGACGTGGCCGCCGTTCTCCTGCTTCTGGCCCATGCGCGACACGGGCCGCTCGACACCAGCCCAGAGGACCCGCAGCTTCGCTCCCCACTTCACCTGGCGGCCGAGCTCGCCCACGTCGTCATCACGCAACTGCTGCTATGGGTACGTGAGCGGGGAGATGGTAAAGAGGTCTCTGAGGGCTCCGTCTGGCAAACAGCCAGGCGCGGGAGAGCCCGAGGGCCCCAAAGGGACCCTGGAAGTGGGCGTGGCGATCCCGGGGAGCCGGCGGGCGGGGATTGGCCCCGGGGACGCTCCGTAACGCGGCCGTCTCCGCCCTTTAGTACGGCGCCGACGTGTCCGCCCGCGACGCGCAGGGCCGCACGGCGCTGTTCTACGCCCGCCAGGCTGGCAGCCAGCTGTGCGCCGACATCCTTCTCCAGCACGGCTGCCCGGGTGAGGGCGGCAGCACAGCCACCACCCCCAGCGCGGCCACCACCCCCAGCATTACCGCCACGCCCAGCCCCCGCCGCCGGAGCAGCGCCGCCAGCGTGGGCCGAGCCGACGTCCCCGTCGCGCTGGTATAGTTGCGCCGCCGGAGAGACACCCCCTACCCCCCCACGGGCCGGGCACGACCACACTGGGTGGACCGCTGGACAGATGCACCCACTCACCTCTCCAATCCGCACCCCGTCCCATGGGAGCACTTcttacccccccccccaagaggGCACAGCCCCCACGCCTCCCAGAAGACACAAActcacctccctctccccagcgaGGCATGGAGACCCCATCTTGACACGCCCCCTCTCCACTGTTTGCACACTCGGATTGCTCTGGGTCTACCCTCTGGGTGTTTGCGGGAGGGGACGCCCCCGTCGCGGTCCCTGCTCCTGGCCGTTTGGATGTGCCCGCTCGCGCCCCCTAGGGGTGGGGGAAAAGACCCAGTCCTGCCTGTGCTCGACAGTCCCACAGCGCGCGAGCACTTACCCAGGCTGGCTCCTGGGGCGACGCCACGCCACAGGGAGGGGTTAGTAAGTGGGAGGGCTAGCCCTGGGACTTGGGGCCAATAAGGGGGACCCTCCTCCTTCCATGCTAATCTCACTGCCCAGTGAAGGGGGAAGGGCAGCGAGGGGCAGGACCCCTGCTGCCCATGGGGGTAGGGGGTCCCCAACCCTTTCCGTGAAAGGGACCATGAGGAGTGGAAATCAGGACGTTCCCCCCACATCCACCCATGGATGGAAGCTAGAGGGTCGGGGGAGCCTAAAGCCTGGGTCCCTCCTCACTACTATCTCGGGAGGGAGAAGGGATGGAGCAGGAGCGGGCTAAGGGGGACTTGGGAGGGGCCTTGTAATTTATTGCTTTGTTCCCCAAcaagggggcgggggcgggcaggGCTTGGGGAGGGCGTTTCAGGGTAGGGGAAGCCAAGggtgggcagagggtggggtggggtggggtgctcTCGGGTTGTGAGTGTCTGTGACCGTGACTGCGTACCTGTGACTGTGCAGCGCCCGTGGTGATCTGGGGTAGGCGGCACCCCTGCAATGGGACCCCTCCCCCACTGTTCTTTCTGTCCAGCCCCTCCCTTCCACTGGAGCAGCTCCAGACCCAGCCCTCAACCCCAGGATCCCTCCCAGCCAGGGTTAAGAGGATGTGAGGTGGCTGGGAGGGTCTCCAGGCCCCCTGTCTCATCCCC includes the following:
- the AGAP2 gene encoding arf-GAP with GTPase, ANK repeat and PH domain-containing protein 2 isoform X1 produces the protein MSRGAGALQRRTTTYLISLTLVKLESVPPPPPSPSAAAAGAPGTRGTETGDPGSPRGAEEPGKKRHERLFHRQDALWISTSSAGAGGAEPPALSPAPASPARPVSPAPGRRLSLWAAPPGPPLSGGLSPDPKPGGAPTSSRRPLLSSPSWGGPEPEGRAGGGVPGSSSPHPGTGSRRLKVAPPPPAPKPCKTVTTSGAKAGVGKGAGSRLSWPESEGKPRVKGSKSSTGTGASAAAAAVTVAAAGGGGAAATTAGGVGAGPGARGKLSPRKGKSKTLDNSDLHPGPPAGSPPPLTVPATLAPAAAVTAASALPTGPAPPITLEPPAPGLKRGREGGRASTRDRKMLKFISGIFTKSTGGPPGSGPPPGPPVLSSGSGSRELLGAELRASPKAVVNSQEWTLSRSIPELRLGVLGDARSGKSSLIHRFLTGSYQVLEKTESEQHKKEMLVDGQTHLVLIREEAGAPDTKFSGWADAVIFVFSLEDENSFQAVSRLHGQLSSLRGEGRGGLALALVGTQDRISASSPRVVGDARARALCADMKRCSYYETCATYGLNVDRVFQEVAQKVVTLRKQQQLLAACKSLPSSPSHSAASTPVAGQASNGGHTSDYSSSLPSSPNVGHRELRAEAAAVAGLSTPGSLHRAAKRRTSLFANRRGSDSEKRSLDSRGETTGSGRAIPIKQSFLLKRSGNSLNKEWKKKYVTLSSNGFLLYHPSINDYIHSTHGKEMDLLRTTVKVPGKRPPRAISAFGPSASINGLVKDMSTVQMGEGPEATTPTPSPSPSPSSLQPPPDQTSKHLLKPDRNLARALSTDCTPSGDLSPLSREPPPSPMVKKQRRKKLTTPSKTEGSAGQAEAKRKMWKLKSFGSLRNIYKAEENFEFLIVSSTGQTWHFEAASFEERDAWVQAIESQILASLQCCESSKVKLRTDSQSEAVAIQAIRNAKGNSICVDCGAPNPTWASLNLGALICIECSGIHRNLGTHLSRVRSLDLDDWPRELTLVLTAIGNDMANRVWESDTRGRAKPTRDSSREERESWIRAKYEQLLFLAPLGTSEEPLGCQLWAAVQAQDVAAVLLLLAHARHGPLDTSPEDPQLRSPLHLAAELAHVVITQLLLWYGADVSARDAQGRTALFYARQAGSQLCADILLQHGCPGEGGSTATTPSAATTPSITATPSPRRRSSAASVGRADVPVALPHCYCPDCGAQNGIREHALHPEESTKSPPY
- the AGAP2 gene encoding arf-GAP with GTPase, ANK repeat and PH domain-containing protein 2 isoform X4; the protein is MNVQRQLAVATVRAEVRRHEVARQALSRLRKLAERVSDPELRDSIQTSVDRVREAVVNSQEWTLSRSIPELRLGVLGDARSGKSSLIHRFLTGSYQVLEKTESEQHKKEMLVDGQTHLVLIREEAGAPDTKFSGWADAVIFVFSLEDENSFQAVSRLHGQLSSLRGEGRGGLALALVGTQDRISASSPRVVGDARARALCADMKRCSYYETCATYGLNVDRVFQEVAQKVVTLRKQQQLLAACKSLPSSPSHSAASTPVAGQASNGGHTSDYSSSLPSSPNVGHRELRAEAAAVAGLSTPGSLHRAAKRRTSLFANRRGSDSEKRSLDSRGETTGSGRAIPIKQSFLLKRSGNSLNKEWKKKYVTLSSNGFLLYHPSINDYIHSTHGKEMDLLRTTVKVPGKRPPRAISAFGPSASINGLVKDMSTVQMGEGPEATTPTPSPSPSPSSLQPPPDQTSKHLLKPDRNLARALSTDCTPSGDLSPLSREPPPSPMVKKQRRKKLTTPSKTEGSAGQAEEENFEFLIVSSTGQTWHFEAASFEERDAWVQAIESQILASLQCCESSKVKLRTDSQSEAVAIQAIRNAKGNSICVDCGAPNPTWASLNLGALICIECSGIHRNLGTHLSRVRSLDLDDWPRELTLVLTAIGNDMANRVWESDTRGRAKPTRDSSREERESWIRAKYEQLLFLAPLGTSEEPLGCQLWAAVQAQDVAAVLLLLAHARHGPLDTSPEDPQLRSPLHLAAELAHVVITQLLLWYGADVSARDAQGRTALFYARQAGSQLCADILLQHGCPGEGGSTATTPSAATTPSITATPSPRRRSSAASVGRADVPVALV
- the AGAP2 gene encoding arf-GAP with GTPase, ANK repeat and PH domain-containing protein 2 isoform X2, translated to MSRGAGALQRRTTTYLISLTLVKLESVPPPPPSPSAAAAGAPGTRGTETGDPGSPRGAEEPGKKRHERLFHRQDALWISTSSAGAGGAEPPALSPAPASPARPVSPAPGRRLSLWAAPPGPPLSGGLSPDPKPGGAPTSSRRPLLSSPSWGGPEPEGRAGGGVPGSSSPHPGTGSRRLKVAPPPPAPKPCKTVTTSGAKAGVGKGAGSRLSWPESEGKPRVKGSKSSTGTGASAAAAAVTVAAAGGGGAAATTAGGVGAGPGARGKLSPRKGKSKTLDNSDLHPGPPAGSPPPLTVPATLAPAAAVTAASALPTGPAPPITLEPPAPGLKRGREGGRASTRDRKMLKFISGIFTKSTGGPPGSGPPPGPPVLSSGSGSRELLGAELRASPKAVVNSQEWTLSRSIPELRLGVLGDARSGKSSLIHRFLTGSYQVLEKTESEQHKKEMLVDGQTHLVLIREEAGAPDTKFSGWADAVIFVFSLEDENSFQAVSRLHGQLSSLRGEGRGGLALALVGTQDRISASSPRVVGDARARALCADMKRCSYYETCATYGLNVDRVFQEVAQKVVTLRKQQQLLAACKSLPSSPSHSAASTPVAGQASNGGHTSDYSSSLPSSPNVGHRELRAEAAAVAGLSTPGSLHRAAKRRTSLFANRRGSDSEKRSLDSRGETTGSGRAIPIKQSFLLKRSGNSLNKEWKKKYVTLSSNGFLLYHPSINDYIHSTHGKEMDLLRTTVKVPGKRPPRAISAFGPSASINGLVKDMSTVQMGEGPEATTPTPSPSPSPSSLQPPPDQTSKHLLKPDRNLARALSTDCTPSGDLSPLSREPPPSPMVKKQRRKKLTTPSKTEGSAGQAEEENFEFLIVSSTGQTWHFEAASFEERDAWVQAIESQILASLQCCESSKVKLRTDSQSEAVAIQAIRNAKGNSICVDCGAPNPTWASLNLGALICIECSGIHRNLGTHLSRVRSLDLDDWPRELTLVLTAIGNDMANRVWESDTRGRAKPTRDSSREERESWIRAKYEQLLFLAPLGTSEEPLGCQLWAAVQAQDVAAVLLLLAHARHGPLDTSPEDPQLRSPLHLAAELAHVVITQLLLWYGADVSARDAQGRTALFYARQAGSQLCADILLQHGCPGEGGSTATTPSAATTPSITATPSPRRRSSAASVGRADVPVALPHCYCPDCGAQNGIREHALHPEESTKSPPY
- the AGAP2 gene encoding arf-GAP with GTPase, ANK repeat and PH domain-containing protein 2 isoform X3 codes for the protein MSRGAGALQRRTTTYLISLTLVKLESVPPPPPSPSAAAAGAPGTRGTETGDPGSPRGAEEPGKKRHERLFHRQDALWISTSSAGAGGAEPPALSPAPASPARPVSPAPGRRLSLWAAPPGPPLSGGLSPDPKPGGAPTSSRRPLLSSPSWGGPEPEGRAGGGVPGSSSPHPGTGSRRLKVAPPPPAPKPCKTVTTSGAKAGVGKGAGSRLSWPESEGKPRVKGSKSSTGTGASAAAAAVTVAAAGGGGAAATTAGGVGAGPGARGKLSPRKGKSKTLDNSDLHPGPPAGSPPPLTVPATLAPAAAVTAASALPTGPAPPITLEPPAPGLKRGREGGRASTRDRKMLKFISGIFTKSTGGPPGSGPPPGPPVLSSGSGSRELLGAELRASPKAVVNSQEWTLSRSIPELRLGVLGDARSGKSSLIHRFLTGSYQVLEKTESEQHKKEMLVDGQTHLVLIREEAGAPDTKFSGWADAVIFVFSLEDENSFQAVSRLHGQLSSLRGEGRGGLALALVGTQDRISASSPRVVGDARARALCADMKRCSYYETCATYGLNVDRVFQEVAQKVVTLRKQQQLLAACKSLPSSPSHSAASTPVAGQASNGGHTSDYSSSLPSSPNVGHRELRAEAAAVAGLSTPGSLHRAAKRRTSLFANRRGSDSEKRSLDSRGETTGSGRAIPIKQSFLLKRSGNSLNKEWKKKYVTLSSNGFLLYHPSINDYIHSTHGKEMDLLRTTVKVPGKRPPRAISAFGPSASINGLVKDMSTVQMGEGPEATTPTPSPSPSPSSLQPPPDQTSKHLLKPDRNLARALSTDCTPSGDLSPLSREPPPSPMVKKQRRKKLTTPSKTEGSAGQAEEENFEFLIVSSTGQTWHFEAASFEERDAWVQAIESQILASLQCCESSKVKLRTDSQSEAVAIQAIRNAKGNSICVDCGAPNPTWASLNLGALICIECSGIHRNLGTHLSRVRSLDLDDWPRELTLVLTAIGNDMANRVWESDTRGRAKPTRDSSREERESWIRAKYEQLLFLAPLGTSEEPLGCQLWAAVQAQDVAAVLLLLAHARHGPLDTSPEDPQLRSPLHLAAELAHVVITQLLLWYGADVSARDAQGRTALFYARQAGSQLCADILLQHGCPGEGGSTATTPSAATTPSITATPSPRRRSSAASVGRADVPVALV